The Pyramidobacter porci genome window below encodes:
- a CDS encoding GNAT family N-acetyltransferase, translated as MTYRLRLARGGDLERIEALIEARLRWMDETGIRQRNVANYREASPRGYYERMLREGKLFALEDGGEAAAAAVLLEEDPRWRDSTLPALYVHNLTSSLRERGAGREFLRLAGERAAALGKRALRLDCAADNTKLNRFYENLGFRAAGTVEDGPYHGVRREKTDLPGRPFDVNVLLFAGYETLDVFGPAEILAHVGDYRLRWFSRGGGEVVNAQGVRVLTEPVSAADPRGALLLPGGRGTRPLAGDGEFLALLRKLADASAYCLSVCTGSALLAGCGALDGREATSNKRALDWAKSCGGKVLWRDTARWTTDGKFYASSGVSAGMDMALGFVADRFGRERAAEIARQIEYRWNDDPDDDPFSENSRR; from the coding sequence ATGACGTATCGGCTTCGTCTCGCCCGCGGCGGCGACTTGGAACGGATCGAGGCGCTGATCGAGGCGCGCCTCCGCTGGATGGACGAAACGGGCATCCGGCAGCGGAACGTCGCGAACTACCGGGAAGCCTCCCCGCGCGGCTATTACGAGCGGATGCTGCGCGAGGGCAAACTGTTCGCGCTCGAAGACGGCGGCGAAGCGGCCGCCGCGGCGGTGCTGCTCGAAGAGGATCCGCGCTGGCGCGACTCGACGCTGCCGGCGCTGTACGTGCACAATCTGACTTCGTCGCTGCGCGAGCGCGGCGCGGGGCGCGAGTTCCTGCGGCTGGCCGGCGAGCGGGCGGCGGCGCTCGGCAAGCGCGCGCTGCGTCTCGACTGCGCCGCGGACAACACGAAACTGAACCGTTTTTACGAGAATCTCGGCTTCCGCGCCGCCGGGACCGTGGAAGACGGCCCCTATCACGGCGTGCGCCGCGAAAAGACCGACCTGCCCGGGCGCCCGTTCGACGTGAACGTCCTGCTCTTTGCGGGCTACGAGACGCTCGATGTCTTCGGCCCCGCGGAGATCCTCGCCCACGTCGGCGACTACCGGCTGCGCTGGTTCTCGCGCGGCGGCGGCGAGGTGGTCAACGCCCAGGGGGTGCGCGTCCTCACCGAACCGGTTTCGGCGGCCGACCCGCGCGGCGCGCTGCTGCTGCCGGGCGGCCGGGGCACGCGGCCGCTGGCCGGCGACGGAGAGTTTCTCGCCCTGCTGCGGAAGCTGGCCGACGCCTCCGCCTACTGCCTGTCCGTCTGCACGGGCTCGGCGCTGCTGGCCGGGTGCGGCGCGCTGGACGGGCGCGAAGCCACGTCGAACAAGCGCGCGCTGGACTGGGCCAAGTCGTGCGGCGGAAAAGTCCTGTGGCGCGACACGGCGCGTTGGACGACGGACGGCAAGTTCTACGCGTCCTCGGGCGTTTCCGCCGGCATGGACATGGCGCTGGGCTTCGTCGCCGACCGATTCGGCCGCGAACGGGCGGCGGAGATCGCGCGACAGATCGAGTACCGATGGAACGACGACCCGGACGACGATCCTTTTTCGGAGAATTCCCGGCGTTAG
- a CDS encoding subtype A tannase — MSCRISWIAALLCLTALNAAARAEPAGIDMTRWRYNAEDNVYYQLGIPYCERPVDLNYQTLALFVPGSYLKGSPNGDGTYRCVIDEKGSAGGYRAENAPIVVPVETPGYMAMPALTDYASVKAYADAGFVLVYAGCRGRAHGAPLGVVDLKAAVRFVRREAERSKDSAERLPGSVDRIFTFGMSGGGAQSVLMGAAGDSPLYAPYLTAIGAVQGVSDAVAGAMCWCPITNLDWANEAYEWNLGVSRTGLSAEMRELSGKMAESYAAYVNAAGFKDSRGNVLTLEQSPDRRWQSGSYYDMIKAEVETSLNHFLADTPFPYDAGAAARQRGMSVIGRLDLPAAGGSRAEASGAIEERDHVVRRSAAGSVTLSGVYRTAQDYIDALNAAGTWVSYDAAANTATISGLDDFVKALKPAAKAVGAFDDLGASQGENMLFGVGDGQGAHFDAHMAELLDGTEYGPAFAADLAKTDALGVGVQQRLDMYTPLYYLLESSAGFRTSNVASCWRIRTGIEQGDTALNTEINLARALENCERVRSVDFAMVWGLKHVEAERRGSGTENFIQWVNACLAEGAAPPAR, encoded by the coding sequence ATGAGTTGCAGAATATCGTGGATTGCGGCGTTGCTCTGCCTGACGGCACTGAACGCCGCCGCTCGGGCGGAACCGGCGGGGATCGACATGACGCGGTGGCGGTATAACGCCGAAGACAACGTGTATTATCAGCTGGGGATCCCTTACTGCGAAAGGCCCGTGGATCTGAATTACCAGACGCTGGCGCTGTTCGTCCCCGGCTCGTATCTGAAGGGCAGCCCCAACGGCGACGGCACCTATCGCTGCGTTATCGACGAAAAAGGTTCCGCGGGCGGGTATCGGGCGGAAAACGCCCCGATCGTGGTTCCCGTGGAGACGCCCGGCTACATGGCTATGCCCGCGCTGACAGACTACGCCAGTGTCAAAGCCTACGCCGACGCGGGCTTCGTGCTCGTTTATGCGGGCTGCCGCGGACGCGCTCACGGCGCGCCGTTGGGCGTCGTGGATCTCAAGGCGGCTGTCCGTTTCGTACGGCGCGAAGCGGAACGTTCAAAGGACAGCGCCGAGCGGTTGCCGGGAAGTGTTGACCGCATCTTCACGTTCGGCATGAGCGGCGGCGGCGCTCAGTCGGTCCTGATGGGAGCTGCAGGCGACAGTCCGCTCTACGCGCCTTACCTGACGGCCATTGGCGCGGTCCAGGGCGTCAGCGACGCCGTTGCCGGAGCCATGTGCTGGTGCCCGATCACCAACCTCGACTGGGCGAACGAAGCTTACGAATGGAATCTCGGCGTTTCGCGCACGGGGTTGAGCGCCGAAATGCGCGAACTTTCCGGCAAGATGGCCGAGAGCTACGCCGCCTACGTGAACGCCGCCGGTTTCAAAGACAGCCGCGGCAACGTGCTGACTCTGGAACAGTCGCCCGACAGGCGCTGGCAGTCGGGCAGTTATTACGACATGATTAAGGCCGAGGTGGAAACGTCGCTCAACCATTTTCTGGCCGACACGCCCTTTCCCTACGATGCCGGCGCGGCTGCTCGGCAGCGGGGCATGAGCGTCATCGGGCGGCTGGATCTGCCCGCCGCGGGCGGTTCCCGGGCGGAAGCGTCCGGCGCGATCGAAGAGCGCGACCATGTCGTCCGCCGCAGCGCGGCGGGCAGCGTGACGCTTTCCGGCGTCTACCGGACCGCGCAGGACTACATAGACGCGCTGAACGCCGCCGGAACGTGGGTGAGCTACGACGCCGCGGCGAACACTGCCACGATCTCCGGCCTGGACGATTTTGTGAAGGCCCTCAAGCCTGCCGCGAAAGCGGTGGGAGCCTTCGACGACCTTGGCGCCAGCCAGGGGGAGAACATGCTCTTCGGCGTCGGCGATGGACAGGGCGCCCATTTTGACGCGCACATGGCCGAGCTGCTCGACGGCACGGAGTACGGCCCCGCGTTCGCCGCCGATCTCGCCAAGACTGACGCGCTGGGTGTCGGCGTGCAACAGCGTCTCGACATGTACACGCCGCTTTATTACCTGCTGGAAAGCTCCGCCGGCTTCCGCACGTCCAACGTCGCGTCCTGCTGGCGCATCCGCACCGGCATCGAACAGGGGGACACGGCGCTGAACACGGAAATCAACCTCGCCCGTGCGCTGGAAAACTGTGAAAGGGTCCGGAGCGTGGACTTCGCCATGGTCTGGGGTCTGAAACACGTCGAGGCCGAGCGCCGGGGCTCCGGCACGGAGAACTTCATCCAGTGGGTCAACGCCTGCCTGGCGGAGGGCGCCGCGCCGCCGGCGCGGTGA
- a CDS encoding HAD family hydrolase has translation MLLSPSRADCIVFSVDGVLVDGAGISAALSRALSLSWSELLKREASEPVDAAPYLQAARRHNIFGSRGDIAWALLSLAMKTERQRLAEALPTPEQWEARLIAAENGHGMEDFTSTISATDCRTIVALYNDIYFGPTDDKAPLLEDLPEGARVLERPLFSTRWDKLPLPVGICTSRDRDELDCALRTLGWQDLPKERCITSEIVRKPDATGLENLCRSLGCRWPLYLGSLPADLELMESLGRGDFISVGTQLNHNVVKFPSAADALRAILGVV, from the coding sequence ATGCTGCTAAGTCCCAGCCGCGCGGACTGTATTGTCTTCAGCGTCGACGGCGTTCTCGTCGACGGCGCCGGCATCTCCGCCGCCCTTTCCCGCGCGCTCTCGCTCAGCTGGAGCGAGTTGCTGAAGCGGGAAGCGTCGGAGCCGGTCGACGCGGCGCCCTACCTGCAGGCGGCGCGCCGGCACAACATTTTCGGCAGCCGCGGCGACATAGCCTGGGCGCTTCTGTCCCTGGCCATGAAAACCGAACGGCAGCGTCTCGCCGAGGCGCTGCCCACCCCGGAACAATGGGAGGCCCGTCTGATCGCCGCTGAAAACGGACACGGCATGGAGGATTTCACGTCCACGATCTCCGCCACCGACTGCCGCACCATCGTCGCCCTTTACAACGACATCTACTTCGGACCGACCGACGACAAGGCGCCGTTGCTGGAAGACCTGCCGGAAGGAGCCCGTGTCCTTGAAAGGCCGCTTTTCTCGACCCGCTGGGACAAACTGCCTCTTCCCGTGGGCATCTGCACCTCGCGCGACCGAGACGAGCTTGACTGCGCCTTACGGACGCTCGGCTGGCAGGATCTGCCCAAGGAACGCTGCATCACGTCGGAAATTGTCCGCAAACCCGACGCTACCGGTCTCGAGAACCTGTGCAGATCGTTGGGCTGCCGCTGGCCGCTCTATCTCGGCAGTCTTCCCGCCGACCTCGAGCTGATGGAAAGCCTCGGCCGCGGCGACTTCATTTCCGTCGGTACGCAGCTCAACCACAATGTCGTCAAATTCCCAAGCGCCGCCGACGCCCTCAGGGCGATCCTCGGCGTCGTCTAA
- a CDS encoding YfcC family protein yields the protein MTEIARKRWYEKLPHPYILLFLIVVAVAVLTYFLPPGVYDRVVVNGRKVVDPTTYHAVDPTPVTLMQFLTAIPRGIVNAGIVVVITFISGAMFNVLQSTGAIEHGVGYAVKRIGVGNYRKLIWIVMLIFGFLGATVGFENNIAVTPIAVFVALALGGDVMVGAGMAIAGIGIGFATSPINPYTVGTAHAIAQLPIYSGIAFRSLYCLCAIILTGFHVTGYMDRIRRDPSQSLVPDADTSGLTLTRPIEEYELTGRDKAVLSVFVAGMAFTIFGVLRWKWYLNEMAGLFLLIGIVGAFVGGIRPNRMVELMIEGAKSVAGGALAIGVALAIQVVMKDGNITDAVIHGLVTPLQGLGVYASAVLMSLAHCLINFLIPSGSGQAMATMPVMIPLSDLVGMTRQVSVMAFQIGDGVTNLCYPTVGGMLAMLALTRVPFDRWFRFVFPLVVKVVLLGWVFMCVGIAIGWN from the coding sequence ATGACAGAAATTGCACGGAAGCGCTGGTATGAAAAACTGCCCCATCCTTATATCCTGCTGTTCCTGATCGTCGTCGCGGTGGCGGTCCTGACGTATTTCCTGCCGCCGGGCGTGTATGACCGCGTCGTCGTGAACGGACGCAAGGTCGTCGATCCCACCACGTACCATGCGGTCGATCCCACGCCGGTGACGCTGATGCAGTTCCTCACGGCCATTCCCCGCGGCATCGTCAACGCCGGCATCGTCGTCGTCATCACGTTCATCTCCGGCGCCATGTTCAACGTGCTGCAGAGCACCGGCGCCATCGAGCACGGCGTCGGCTACGCGGTGAAACGGATCGGCGTCGGCAACTACAGGAAGCTGATCTGGATCGTCATGCTCATCTTCGGCTTCCTCGGCGCCACCGTCGGCTTCGAGAACAACATCGCCGTCACGCCCATCGCCGTGTTCGTGGCGCTGGCTCTCGGCGGCGACGTGATGGTCGGCGCGGGCATGGCCATCGCCGGTATCGGCATCGGCTTCGCCACTTCGCCGATCAATCCCTACACGGTCGGCACGGCCCATGCCATCGCCCAGCTGCCCATCTACTCGGGCATCGCCTTCCGCTCGCTCTACTGCCTGTGCGCCATCATCCTCACGGGCTTCCACGTCACCGGCTACATGGACAGAATCCGCCGCGATCCTTCCCAGAGTCTCGTTCCCGATGCGGACACTTCGGGACTGACGCTGACGCGTCCAATCGAGGAGTACGAGCTGACCGGCCGCGACAAGGCCGTCCTGTCGGTGTTCGTCGCCGGCATGGCCTTCACGATCTTCGGCGTGCTCAGGTGGAAATGGTATCTGAACGAGATGGCCGGGCTGTTCCTGCTCATCGGCATCGTCGGCGCGTTTGTGGGCGGCATTCGCCCCAACCGGATGGTCGAGCTGATGATCGAGGGCGCCAAGTCGGTCGCCGGCGGCGCGCTGGCCATCGGCGTGGCGCTCGCCATTCAGGTCGTCATGAAGGACGGCAACATCACCGACGCCGTCATCCACGGACTGGTCACGCCGCTGCAGGGGCTCGGCGTCTACGCTTCGGCCGTGCTGATGTCGCTCGCCCACTGCCTGATCAACTTCCTGATCCCTTCCGGCTCCGGCCAGGCGATGGCGACGATGCCCGTGATGATCCCGCTTTCCGACCTCGTCGGCATGACCCGCCAGGTTTCCGTGATGGCGTTCCAGATCGGCGACGGCGTCACCAACCTGTGCTATCCCACCGTCGGCGGCATGCTGGCCATGCTGGCTCTGACGCGCGTGCCCTTCGACCGCTGGTTCCGCTTCGTGTTCCCGTTGGTCGTCAAGGTAGTGCTGCTCGGCTGGGTTTTCATGTGCGTGGGAATCGCCATCGGCTGGAATTAA
- a CDS encoding M20 metallopeptidase family protein, whose protein sequence is MKTPDFKARAQELESAVVAWRRHFHSFPELSFDEVKTSDSIAAALSEMGCENVAVGTRGRPTGVIADIVGGLPGRRVALRADIDALPVAEGTGLPFSSQRPGVMHACGHDGHMAMLLGTARMLCEAKARLRGSVRLIFQPSEESAEFVQGARAVVEDGRALDGMDAIFGVHLWSPLPSGVLGWRAGPMMACSDSWTVKLHGQGGHGASPHQTHDPTVAAAQLICALQTFVSREVNPLKCAVLSTGVMKAGGAFNVIPSEVELTGTARSFEPQISRDCEAFIRRMAENIGAAFRCTAELDYRRNLPPTVNDPAMARLGAESGRGIFGADMVREVPPTMGGEDFSFYLEKIPGAFFFIGCGDAAKGTDWPHHHCKFTIDESQLCKGAAFEAACAWAFLNQ, encoded by the coding sequence ATGAAAACGCCTGATTTCAAAGCCCGCGCCCAAGAACTTGAAAGTGCCGTCGTCGCCTGGCGGCGGCATTTTCATTCGTTTCCCGAGCTTTCTTTCGACGAAGTGAAGACCAGCGATTCCATCGCCGCGGCGCTGTCGGAGATGGGCTGCGAGAACGTCGCCGTCGGCACGCGCGGACGGCCCACCGGCGTCATCGCCGACATTGTGGGCGGACTCCCCGGGCGGCGAGTCGCCCTGCGCGCCGACATCGACGCGCTGCCGGTCGCGGAGGGAACGGGGCTGCCGTTTTCCTCGCAGCGTCCCGGCGTCATGCACGCCTGCGGCCACGACGGCCACATGGCCATGTTGCTGGGCACGGCGCGGATGCTCTGCGAAGCAAAGGCGCGGCTGCGCGGCTCGGTGCGGCTGATCTTCCAGCCCTCTGAGGAATCGGCCGAATTCGTGCAGGGCGCTCGGGCCGTAGTGGAGGACGGCCGCGCGCTCGACGGCATGGACGCGATCTTCGGCGTGCACCTGTGGAGCCCGCTGCCGTCGGGCGTGCTGGGCTGGCGCGCCGGGCCGATGATGGCCTGTTCCGACTCGTGGACGGTGAAGCTGCACGGCCAAGGCGGGCACGGCGCTTCGCCCCACCAGACGCACGACCCGACCGTGGCGGCAGCGCAGCTGATCTGCGCGCTGCAAACGTTCGTCAGCCGCGAGGTTAACCCTCTGAAATGCGCCGTACTCTCCACCGGCGTCATGAAGGCCGGCGGCGCGTTCAACGTCATCCCCTCGGAAGTGGAGCTGACCGGCACAGCCCGATCCTTCGAACCGCAGATCAGCCGTGACTGCGAGGCGTTCATCCGCCGCATGGCCGAGAACATCGGCGCGGCCTTTCGCTGTACGGCGGAGCTGGATTACCGCCGCAACCTGCCGCCCACCGTCAACGATCCGGCCATGGCGCGGCTGGGCGCGGAGAGCGGGCGCGGGATCTTCGGCGCCGACATGGTGCGCGAAGTACCGCCGACCATGGGCGGCGAGGATTTCAGTTTCTACCTCGAAAAAATCCCCGGCGCGTTCTTCTTCATCGGCTGCGGCGACGCCGCTAAAGGGACCGACTGGCCGCACCACCACTGTAAGTTCACCATCGACGAATCCCAGCTCTGCAAAGGCGCGGCCTTCGAAGCCGCCTGCGCCTGGGCGTTCCTCAATCAATAG
- a CDS encoding DMT family transporter: MNSMKWLMAGAMLIFGSIGLFARRVPLSSAQISLWRAAVGGLCLLAAAVTVGNGLSWKRIRTNARYLLMAGVFIGMNLILFVEAFRWTSIATGTICYYLAPVFMLCLAPWLLREKLEKRTAVCVLVSLCGLACVAGGSGGAGRNDLLGVACGVGAAVFYACAVMANKFLSGVTPYESTAAELLLAAAFLAPYVLVKGGPPLASLDGMGWLCLAALCLIHTGLAYLMYFTALRRLPAQTTAALSYIDPLSAVLMSWLLLGESMTPLQLAGGALILGATFLNEMKTG; encoded by the coding sequence ATGAATTCAATGAAATGGCTCATGGCCGGAGCCATGCTGATCTTCGGCTCGATCGGCCTGTTCGCGCGCCGCGTTCCGCTTTCGTCGGCGCAGATCTCGCTGTGGCGCGCCGCCGTCGGCGGCCTTTGCCTGCTTGCCGCGGCCGTGACGGTGGGCAATGGACTTTCATGGAAGAGAATCCGCACCAACGCCAGATACTTGCTCATGGCCGGCGTTTTTATAGGCATGAACTTGATTTTGTTCGTCGAAGCTTTCCGCTGGACGTCGATTGCCACGGGCACGATCTGTTATTATCTGGCACCCGTGTTCATGCTCTGTCTTGCGCCGTGGCTGCTGCGCGAAAAGCTGGAAAAGCGTACGGCCGTCTGCGTCCTCGTCTCGCTGTGCGGTCTGGCCTGCGTCGCAGGCGGCAGCGGCGGCGCGGGGAGAAACGACCTGCTCGGCGTCGCCTGCGGCGTCGGCGCGGCCGTCTTCTACGCCTGCGCGGTCATGGCCAATAAATTCCTGAGCGGCGTCACGCCGTACGAGTCCACCGCGGCCGAGCTGCTGCTCGCGGCCGCTTTTCTCGCCCCCTACGTGCTCGTCAAAGGGGGCCCCCCGCTGGCCAGTCTGGACGGCATGGGCTGGCTCTGCCTGGCGGCGCTGTGCCTGATCCACACCGGGCTGGCCTATCTGATGTACTTCACGGCGCTGCGCCGCCTGCCTGCCCAGACTACGGCGGCGCTGAGCTATATCGACCCGCTCTCGGCGGTTCTCATGAGCTGGCTGCTCCTCGGCGAGTCGATGACGCCGCTGCAGCTCGCCGGCGGCGCCCTGATCCTCGGCGCGACGTTCCTGAACGAAATGAAAACGGGCTGA
- the asnS gene encoding asparagine--tRNA ligase: MAAPWVYIKDLKEHVGESVCVKGWMYNKRSSGKIHFLQLRDGSGTVQGVMVKGEVPDEQFDAAKGLWLEASLEVTGVVRADSRAPSGVELTVADLKILQNPSEEYPIGKKDHGIDFLLDTRHLWLRSSRQNALMKIRNEIIWSWRCFFHDRGFMLMDSPILTGSIGEGADGLFELDYFDQKAYLAQTGQLYAEAAAMAFGKVYCFGPTFRAEKSKTRRHLTEFWMLEPEMAFYDNKMNMQLQEDLVVDTVKNVLANCEKELGALERDVEPLEKVVAGPFYHLNYRDAVRKLNELGSDIKFGDDLGADDETVLTQQYDRPVFVENYPKDAKAFYMKANPEDNGETVVCSDLLAPEGYGEIIGGSQREEDYGRLLNRMKELKMNPADYDWYLDLRKFGSVPHSGFGIGLERTITWICGLPHIREVIPFPRTIYRLKP; the protein is encoded by the coding sequence ATGGCAGCACCGTGGGTATACATCAAGGATCTGAAAGAACACGTGGGCGAGAGCGTCTGCGTGAAGGGATGGATGTACAACAAACGCAGCTCGGGAAAGATTCACTTCCTCCAGCTCCGCGACGGCTCGGGAACCGTTCAGGGCGTGATGGTGAAAGGCGAAGTCCCCGACGAACAGTTCGACGCCGCCAAAGGGCTGTGGCTCGAAGCCAGTCTCGAAGTCACCGGCGTCGTGCGCGCCGACAGCCGCGCGCCCTCCGGCGTGGAGCTGACCGTGGCCGACCTGAAAATCCTTCAGAACCCCAGCGAAGAGTATCCCATCGGCAAGAAGGATCACGGCATCGACTTCCTGCTCGATACTCGCCATCTCTGGCTGCGTTCCAGCCGCCAGAACGCCCTGATGAAGATCCGCAACGAGATCATCTGGAGCTGGCGCTGCTTCTTCCACGACCGCGGCTTCATGCTCATGGACAGCCCCATCCTCACCGGCTCCATCGGCGAAGGCGCCGACGGCCTGTTCGAACTCGATTACTTCGATCAGAAAGCCTATCTGGCCCAGACCGGCCAGCTTTACGCCGAAGCCGCGGCCATGGCTTTCGGCAAAGTCTACTGCTTCGGCCCCACTTTCCGCGCCGAAAAGTCGAAGACGCGCCGCCACCTCACCGAGTTCTGGATGCTCGAGCCGGAAATGGCCTTTTATGACAACAAGATGAACATGCAGCTTCAGGAAGACCTGGTTGTCGACACGGTGAAAAACGTGCTCGCAAACTGCGAGAAAGAACTGGGCGCGCTCGAACGCGACGTCGAGCCGCTCGAGAAAGTCGTTGCCGGCCCGTTCTACCATCTCAACTACCGCGACGCCGTCAGGAAACTCAACGAGCTGGGCAGCGACATCAAATTCGGCGACGACCTCGGCGCCGACGACGAAACCGTCCTCACCCAACAGTACGACCGCCCCGTCTTCGTCGAGAACTATCCCAAAGACGCCAAGGCCTTCTATATGAAAGCCAACCCCGAAGACAACGGCGAGACCGTGGTCTGTTCCGACCTGCTCGCACCCGAAGGCTACGGCGAGATCATCGGCGGCTCCCAGCGCGAAGAGGATTACGGCCGGCTGCTGAACCGCATGAAGGAACTGAAGATGAACCCCGCCGACTACGACTGGTATCTCGACCTGCGCAAGTTCGGGTCCGTGCCCCACAGCGGCTTCGGCATCGGCCTCGAGCGCACCATCACGTGGATCTGCGGCCTGCCCCACATCCGCGAGGTCATTCCTTTCCCCCGCACCATCTACCGCCTCAAGCCGTAA
- a CDS encoding AMP-binding protein: MAEKLRLEDVIAAHWSAPRQMAWYEGEWWTAERVFRLVGENVKRLQAAGFGAGDRIVTMLPNSPSFLALCMAAWKMRGSVTPLNTLAGPQALGALIKHSMPAVIVAAPALKEHAEGLKGLPVPLVFLEATGSLPEFKAVPSLKSSEDCCSIFYTSGTAGTPKGVPLTHMNILTCLDQALKQVLPDIGEQTMLNVLPNFHTLGCVVSGFMPLFVGIPQVIRSNFLPVEGTMRAIDEGGATLLVTVPTLLHFLCGAAAKTGWKPRRVKYVVSGGDRLVPSLRDRIAQLLGGKPIEGYGLTECSPILAAQATGGSPEGSVGPLLEDIEYQLRDIDGSPATGDEGVLWVKGPNVASGYFNAPQITAEKFQNGWFNTGDMVRVDEKRNVFIQERVSDLIIVGGFNVYPQEVETVLNANPKVRESAAVGVSRSVTGQIVRAFVILKEGVTCSSSELAEWCRERLPHYKVPRSIKLVTDLPRNALGKILRRKLREESQNSDDT, from the coding sequence ATGGCAGAGAAATTGAGACTGGAAGACGTTATTGCGGCTCACTGGTCGGCGCCTCGGCAGATGGCATGGTACGAGGGCGAATGGTGGACCGCGGAGCGCGTGTTCCGTCTCGTAGGGGAAAACGTAAAGCGGCTGCAGGCAGCCGGTTTCGGCGCCGGAGACCGCATCGTGACGATGCTGCCCAACAGTCCGTCGTTTTTGGCGCTGTGCATGGCGGCCTGGAAAATGCGCGGTTCAGTAACCCCGCTCAACACCTTGGCCGGACCTCAGGCGCTCGGCGCGCTGATCAAGCACTCCATGCCGGCGGTGATCGTCGCCGCTCCGGCGTTGAAGGAACATGCCGAAGGGCTGAAAGGGCTGCCCGTCCCGCTCGTGTTTCTCGAAGCCACGGGCTCGCTGCCCGAGTTCAAAGCCGTGCCTTCGCTCAAATCCAGCGAAGACTGCTGCTCGATTTTCTATACCTCCGGCACGGCGGGCACGCCCAAGGGCGTGCCGCTCACTCACATGAACATCCTCACCTGTCTGGATCAGGCGTTGAAACAGGTTCTTCCCGACATCGGCGAACAGACCATGCTCAACGTGCTGCCCAACTTTCACACGCTCGGCTGCGTCGTTTCCGGCTTCATGCCCCTCTTCGTCGGCATTCCTCAGGTGATCCGCAGCAACTTCCTGCCTGTCGAAGGCACCATGCGCGCCATCGACGAAGGCGGCGCCACATTGCTGGTGACGGTGCCCACATTGCTGCACTTTCTTTGCGGCGCCGCGGCCAAGACCGGCTGGAAGCCCCGCCGCGTCAAATACGTGGTCTCCGGCGGCGACCGCCTCGTGCCCTCGCTGCGCGACCGCATCGCTCAGCTTCTCGGCGGCAAGCCCATCGAGGGGTACGGCCTGACCGAGTGCTCGCCCATCCTCGCAGCGCAGGCAACGGGCGGTTCTCCCGAAGGTTCCGTCGGGCCGCTGCTCGAAGACATCGAATACCAGCTGCGCGACATCGACGGCTCCCCCGCGACCGGCGACGAAGGCGTGCTCTGGGTCAAAGGGCCCAACGTCGCGTCGGGATACTTCAACGCGCCGCAGATCACGGCCGAGAAATTTCAAAACGGCTGGTTCAACACCGGCGACATGGTGCGCGTCGACGAGAAGCGCAACGTCTTCATCCAGGAACGCGTCAGCGACCTCATCATCGTCGGCGGCTTCAACGTCTACCCGCAGGAAGTCGAAACCGTGCTCAACGCCAATCCCAAAGTCAGGGAATCGGCCGCCGTCGGCGTGTCGCGCTCGGTTACGGGACAGATCGTGCGCGCCTTCGTCATCCTCAAGGAAGGCGTCACCTGCTCGTCTTCCGAGCTGGCGGAATGGTGCCGCGAGCGCCTGCCCCACTACAAAGTGCCGCGCAGCATCAAGCTGGTCACCGATCTGCCCCGCAACGCCCTCGGCAAAATCCTGCGCCGCAAGCTGCGCGAAGAATCCCAGAACAGTGACGACACCTAG
- a CDS encoding VOC family protein, whose translation MEAILGNVMVDCNDETELQNFYAELLGWEKCVLFGRPAVRSSGGVVFLFTGEEDYVPPVWPEEKGKQQKQMHFDFQVENVPEAVKKAEALGAVKAAAQFGGGQFVTMLDPAGHPFCLCRK comes from the coding sequence ATGGAAGCGATTCTCGGCAACGTGATGGTCGATTGCAACGACGAAACGGAACTGCAAAATTTTTACGCGGAGCTGCTGGGTTGGGAAAAGTGCGTGCTGTTCGGGCGGCCGGCGGTCAGGAGCTCGGGCGGCGTCGTCTTCCTGTTCACCGGGGAAGAGGATTACGTCCCGCCCGTGTGGCCGGAGGAAAAGGGAAAGCAGCAGAAGCAGATGCACTTCGATTTTCAGGTGGAAAACGTGCCGGAAGCGGTGAAAAAGGCCGAAGCGCTGGGCGCGGTCAAAGCCGCAGCGCAGTTCGGCGGCGGCCAGTTCGTGACCATGCTCGACCCGGCCGGACACCCGTTCTGCCTGTGCCGGAAATGA
- a CDS encoding flavodoxin, which translates to MAKLLIAYFSKSGTTRAKAEQIARVTGGDLFEIATEKVYPRSYAGTVIVAKKEQLAGELPTLTGRVEDFAAYDRIALGFPVWWFTCPQAVVSFLSQYDFSGKTVWPFCTHGGSGPRNSAGKIRAHCASDVKDCLDANKLTDEGIAAWLGTE; encoded by the coding sequence ATGGCTAAACTTTTGATCGCCTATTTCTCCAAATCGGGCACCACCCGGGCCAAAGCCGAACAGATCGCGCGCGTCACGGGCGGCGACCTGTTCGAGATCGCAACGGAGAAGGTCTATCCGCGCAGCTACGCCGGCACGGTGATCGTCGCCAAAAAGGAACAGCTCGCGGGCGAGCTGCCCACGCTGACGGGGCGAGTGGAGGACTTCGCCGCTTACGACCGCATCGCGCTGGGGTTCCCCGTATGGTGGTTCACCTGCCCGCAGGCCGTCGTCAGCTTCCTGTCGCAGTACGACTTTTCCGGCAAGACGGTCTGGCCGTTCTGCACGCACGGCGGCAGCGGCCCGCGCAACAGCGCGGGGAAGATCCGCGCCCACTGCGCCAGCGACGTCAAAGACTGCCTCGACGCCAACAAGCTGACGGACGAGGGCATCGCGGCGTGGCTGGGGACGGAATAG